From one Microbacterium sp. 10M-3C3 genomic stretch:
- a CDS encoding GNAT family N-acetyltransferase, giving the protein MSTSPAGLELRPLHIPASIDDPDAADFREMVRVRNIVYAQISGNDDDSMTAAEILPAYAPTPTERRLVWIAVLDGAVVGRAGLDVPLEEGSRVAFFLIELLSEVRGRGIGSAAYALVERTARENGRSVLQSWAEHPAADGPRLEPPTGFGSIPEDHAARFYLRHGYALEQVERHSVLDVAAGGAPARIDALLEEAVAASSGYRVVQWQLPTPPEFVDGYAWMKSRMVTDAPAAALEFDEETWDEARLRRHEKVYLDAGRTMLVTAAQHVDSGELVAFNELVIGRDRTEATHQEDTLVLKEHRGHRLGMLVKCAGLVAWRDIAPASARVHTYNAEENRPMLDINETIGFAPVAYNGAWKKVLDVR; this is encoded by the coding sequence ATGAGCACGTCACCCGCCGGTCTCGAACTCCGGCCCCTGCACATCCCCGCGTCGATCGACGATCCCGACGCCGCCGACTTCCGCGAGATGGTGCGCGTACGCAACATCGTCTACGCCCAGATCTCCGGCAACGACGACGACAGCATGACCGCGGCGGAGATCCTGCCGGCCTACGCGCCCACCCCCACCGAGCGCCGACTGGTCTGGATCGCCGTCCTGGACGGCGCCGTGGTCGGACGCGCGGGCCTCGACGTGCCGCTCGAGGAGGGCTCGCGCGTGGCGTTCTTCCTCATCGAGCTCCTGAGCGAGGTGCGGGGACGCGGCATCGGCTCCGCGGCCTACGCGCTGGTCGAGCGCACCGCACGCGAGAACGGCCGGTCCGTCCTGCAGTCGTGGGCGGAGCATCCGGCGGCCGACGGCCCGCGGCTGGAGCCGCCCACGGGCTTCGGCAGCATCCCCGAGGATCACGCCGCGCGGTTCTACCTGCGGCACGGGTACGCGCTCGAGCAGGTGGAGCGCCACAGCGTGCTCGACGTCGCTGCCGGAGGCGCTCCCGCACGTATCGACGCGCTGCTCGAGGAGGCCGTGGCGGCCTCCTCGGGGTACCGCGTCGTGCAGTGGCAGCTGCCCACGCCGCCGGAGTTCGTCGACGGCTACGCGTGGATGAAGTCGCGCATGGTCACCGACGCACCCGCGGCGGCGCTCGAGTTCGACGAGGAGACGTGGGACGAGGCCCGCCTTCGCCGTCACGAGAAGGTCTATCTCGACGCGGGCCGCACGATGCTGGTCACGGCTGCGCAGCACGTGGACTCCGGTGAGCTGGTGGCCTTCAACGAGCTCGTGATCGGGCGCGACCGCACCGAGGCCACCCACCAGGAGGACACGCTCGTGCTCAAGGAGCACCGCGGACACCGGCTGGGCATGCTCGTGAAGTGCGCGGGCCTCGTGGCGTGGCGCGACATCGCACCGGCGTCGGCGCGCGTGCACACCTACAACGCGGAGGAGAACCGTCCGATGCTCGACATCAACGAGACGATCGGGTTCGCCCCCGTCGCCTACAACGGCGCATGGAAGAAGGTGCTCGATGTCCGATGA
- a CDS encoding GNAT family N-acetyltransferase, with translation MSDDTLRLEPLVVPASLDDAGAGPFLEYVRLDNAVCRDDTGHDGLEKDAAEVWGFWRAREDWEHIGVRAVRDGRTLGVCAMTVSTAPGTATMEYDLVVDPGAWGDGVEEALAQAAEDEARSRGLRSLHTWTLHRPDAPGPAVVPSTGFGTAPVEHRHVRLLTGRGYSLEQVERTSAFDLHGSFEAVERLLAEALPHVGPDYRREQWGARTPDAYVDAFAHAISRMSTDAPQGGLDIEEQHWDAERVRRREKRLADQGLTTSVAAVIHEPTGAVAAYNELAIGGDGSGVTQQYGTLVLREHRGRRLGTIVKADNLLRWRTIAPLSPRVTTFNAEENRPMLSINEALGFVPVSYAGAWKLTLA, from the coding sequence ATGTCCGATGACACGCTGAGACTCGAACCGCTCGTGGTGCCGGCGTCACTCGATGACGCCGGCGCCGGCCCTTTCCTCGAGTATGTCCGCCTGGACAACGCCGTCTGCCGCGACGACACCGGGCACGACGGACTCGAGAAGGACGCCGCCGAGGTGTGGGGGTTCTGGCGCGCGCGCGAGGACTGGGAGCACATCGGCGTGCGCGCCGTCCGTGACGGCCGCACGCTCGGCGTGTGCGCCATGACGGTCTCGACCGCACCCGGCACGGCGACCATGGAGTACGACCTCGTCGTGGACCCGGGCGCATGGGGAGACGGCGTCGAGGAGGCCCTCGCCCAGGCGGCCGAGGACGAGGCGCGCTCGCGCGGCCTGCGGTCGCTGCACACCTGGACGCTGCACCGCCCCGACGCCCCCGGCCCGGCCGTCGTGCCGAGCACCGGTTTCGGGACGGCCCCGGTCGAGCACCGGCACGTGCGGCTCCTCACCGGGCGCGGGTACAGCCTCGAGCAGGTCGAGCGCACGAGCGCCTTCGACCTGCACGGGTCCTTCGAGGCGGTCGAGCGGCTGCTCGCCGAGGCGCTGCCCCACGTGGGCCCGGACTACCGCCGGGAGCAGTGGGGCGCGCGCACCCCCGATGCGTACGTCGACGCGTTCGCGCACGCGATCTCCCGGATGTCGACGGATGCGCCGCAGGGCGGGCTCGACATCGAGGAGCAGCACTGGGACGCCGAGCGCGTGCGGCGGCGCGAGAAGCGCCTGGCCGATCAGGGCCTGACGACCTCGGTGGCCGCCGTGATCCACGAGCCCACCGGCGCGGTCGCCGCCTACAACGAGCTCGCGATCGGTGGGGACGGCAGCGGCGTCACGCAGCAGTACGGCACGCTCGTGCTGCGTGAGCACCGCGGGCGCCGGCTCGGCACGATCGTGAAGGCGGACAATCTGCTGCGCTGGCGGACGATCGCGCCGCTCTCGCCGCGCGTGACGACGTTCAACGCCGAGGAGAACCGCCCGATGCTCTCGATCAACGAGGCGCTCGGGTTCGTCCCGGTGTCCTACGCGGGCGCGTGGAAGCTGACGCTGGCGTAG
- the mutM gene encoding bifunctional DNA-formamidopyrimidine glycosylase/DNA-(apurinic or apyrimidinic site) lyase yields MPELPEVEVVRAGLEPAVAGALIAGVEVLDERALTRHGEPGSAFEAALTGRRLDAAVRRGKFLWLPIAVEDGEPRAVLAHLGMSGQMLLRAPGSPTERHERVRIHLEHPRHGEVALVFADQRTFGSLAIDPLLPTPDAAPGGRGSDLPLVPAQVSHIARDPLDRAFDERAFRRALARKGSAVKRVLLDQTTVSGIGNIYADESLWAARIHPETPARELSGRAVGRLLAEVRAVLDRALAEGGTSFDAQYVNVNGQAGYFAHSLNAYGRTGEPCPRCGRPIVRVSFTNRSSHFCPRCQRPPRPAAARSGDATPASASTRPRRTPGRTRAPR; encoded by the coding sequence GTGCCTGAACTGCCCGAGGTGGAGGTCGTCCGCGCCGGCCTCGAGCCCGCCGTCGCGGGTGCGCTCATCGCCGGTGTCGAGGTGCTCGACGAGCGCGCACTGACGCGGCACGGCGAGCCGGGGTCGGCCTTCGAGGCCGCCCTGACCGGGCGACGACTGGACGCGGCCGTCCGCCGGGGCAAGTTCCTGTGGCTGCCGATCGCGGTCGAGGACGGCGAGCCCCGGGCGGTGCTCGCGCACCTCGGCATGAGCGGGCAGATGCTGCTGCGCGCGCCCGGATCGCCGACGGAGCGCCACGAACGTGTGCGCATCCACCTCGAGCATCCCCGCCACGGCGAGGTCGCGCTCGTCTTCGCCGACCAGCGCACCTTCGGCTCGCTCGCGATCGACCCGCTGCTCCCGACGCCGGATGCGGCGCCCGGCGGCCGGGGGAGCGACCTGCCGCTCGTGCCCGCTCAGGTCTCGCACATCGCCCGCGACCCACTCGACCGCGCCTTCGACGAGCGGGCCTTCCGCCGGGCTCTCGCCCGCAAGGGGTCGGCCGTCAAACGGGTGCTCCTGGATCAGACGACCGTCAGCGGCATCGGCAACATCTACGCCGACGAGTCGCTGTGGGCCGCCCGCATCCATCCCGAGACGCCGGCGCGTGAGCTGTCGGGCCGCGCCGTCGGGCGCCTGCTCGCCGAGGTGCGCGCGGTGCTCGACAGGGCCCTCGCGGAGGGCGGCACGAGCTTCGACGCCCAGTATGTGAACGTCAACGGGCAGGCCGGGTACTTCGCGCACTCCCTCAACGCGTACGGCCGCACCGGAGAGCCGTGTCCCCGATGCGGCCGTCCCATCGTGCGCGTGTCGTTCACGAACCGGTCGAGCCACTTCTGCCCGCGGTGCCAGCGGCCGCCGCGCCCGGCGGCCGCGCGATCCGGCGACGCTACGCCAGCGTCAGCTTCCACGCGCCCGCGTAGGACACCGGGACGAACCCGAGCGCCTCGTTGA
- the rnc gene encoding ribonuclease III, whose translation MTDTRIGPSLTDQLGVDIDPELLSLALTHRSYAYENGGIAHNERLEFLGDAVLGQAVTVRLFTRHPDLDEGELAKRRASVVSTVALAEVARTIGLGAHLLLGRGEDLTGGRDKDSILADTMEAVIGATYLSAGPDAATALVLRLVEPLLADPDRYGAAMDPKTSLQELAARRGLPAPAYDVEARGPDHDRRFTATVRVGDGLAATGEGSSKKQAEMAAALTAWRDLNSRA comes from the coding sequence GTGACGGACACTCGGATCGGACCGTCTCTGACCGATCAGCTCGGGGTCGACATCGACCCCGAGCTGCTTTCGCTTGCCCTGACGCATCGCTCGTACGCGTACGAGAACGGCGGCATCGCCCACAACGAGCGCCTCGAGTTCCTCGGTGACGCGGTGCTCGGGCAGGCCGTGACGGTGCGCCTGTTCACGCGGCATCCCGACCTCGACGAGGGAGAGCTCGCCAAGCGCCGCGCGAGCGTCGTCTCCACCGTCGCCCTCGCGGAGGTCGCGCGCACGATCGGCCTCGGCGCGCATCTGCTCCTCGGCCGCGGCGAAGACCTCACCGGCGGCCGCGACAAGGACTCGATCCTCGCCGACACGATGGAGGCCGTCATCGGCGCGACGTACCTGTCGGCCGGACCGGATGCGGCCACCGCTCTGGTGCTCCGCCTGGTGGAGCCCTTGCTCGCCGACCCGGATCGCTACGGCGCCGCGATGGACCCGAAGACGAGCCTTCAGGAGCTCGCCGCCCGACGCGGCCTGCCCGCGCCCGCGTACGACGTCGAGGCCCGCGGACCGGATCACGACCGGCGCTTCACCGCCACCGTCCGGGTGGGCGACGGTCTCGCCGCCACCGGCGAGGGTTCGAGCAAGAAGCAGGCCGAGATGGCCGCCGCCCTCACCGCGTGGCGCGACCTCAACTCCCGTGCCTGA
- the rpmF gene encoding 50S ribosomal protein L32, with translation MAGNPPKRKVSRSNTRSRRAQWKAEAPALVKTIENGKVVYSRPHQAKVVTDSQGTELFLEYKGRKVADV, from the coding sequence ATGGCAGGTAACCCCCCGAAGCGGAAGGTCTCCCGCTCGAACACCCGCTCGCGCCGTGCGCAGTGGAAGGCGGAGGCGCCCGCCCTCGTCAAGACGATCGAGAACGGCAAGGTCGTCTACAGCCGTCCCCACCAGGCGAAGGTCGTGACCGACTCGCAGGGCACCGAGCTGTTCCTCGAGTACAAGGGCCGCAAGGTCGCCGACGTCTGA
- a CDS encoding YceD family protein, whose translation MREFSLEIPAPEKWGEGLVSVPQGEPIDIEVRLESVHEGILVSGTADTEMAGVCGRCLTDIAEPVEVEFQELFAYPGEEAEDFEVRDDHVDLEIVVRDAIVLSLPFQPVCQPDCPGLDPETGERLTESTAERRQEPVDPRWAALRQYTPDPDGDAPRRDAER comes from the coding sequence ATGCGCGAGTTCTCGCTCGAGATCCCCGCGCCCGAGAAATGGGGCGAGGGCCTCGTCTCCGTCCCGCAGGGCGAGCCGATCGACATCGAGGTGCGCCTCGAGTCCGTCCACGAGGGCATCCTCGTCTCCGGCACGGCCGACACCGAGATGGCGGGCGTGTGCGGACGGTGCCTGACCGACATCGCCGAGCCCGTCGAAGTCGAGTTTCAGGAGCTTTTCGCGTATCCTGGGGAGGAAGCGGAGGACTTCGAGGTTCGCGACGACCATGTGGACCTGGAGATCGTCGTCCGAGACGCGATCGTCCTGTCGCTTCCGTTCCAACCGGTGTGTCAGCCGGATTGCCCCGGGCTCGACCCGGAAACGGGCGAGCGGCTGACCGAGAGCACCGCGGAGCGGCGGCAGGAACCCGTCGATCCCCGATGGGCCGCGCTGCGGCAGTACACCCCAGACCCCGACGGCGACGCACCGCGTCGCGACGCCGAGAGATAG
- the coaD gene encoding pantetheine-phosphate adenylyltransferase — protein MSSRIAVVPGSFDPPTLGHLDVIRRAARLYDQLHVLVVHNPGKEAMLPIAQRLSLLEQSVAEDDMGDAEVIVASWSVGLLVDYATEVGAGVLVKGIRSQVDVAYETPMAIVNRHLAHVETVFLLPDPAHALVSSSLVRQVAALGGDVSPFVPPAVARFLDGGARR, from the coding sequence ATGAGCAGCCGGATCGCCGTCGTCCCGGGGTCGTTCGATCCCCCCACCCTCGGCCACCTCGACGTGATCCGCCGGGCCGCGCGGCTGTACGACCAGCTCCACGTGCTCGTGGTGCACAACCCGGGCAAGGAGGCGATGCTCCCGATCGCGCAGCGGCTGAGCCTGCTCGAGCAGTCGGTCGCCGAGGACGACATGGGCGACGCCGAGGTCATCGTGGCGTCGTGGAGCGTCGGACTCCTCGTGGACTACGCCACCGAGGTGGGGGCCGGGGTGCTCGTGAAGGGCATCCGCTCCCAGGTGGACGTGGCCTACGAGACGCCCATGGCGATCGTGAACCGGCACCTCGCCCACGTCGAGACGGTCTTCCTCCTGCCCGACCCGGCCCACGCGCTCGTCTCCAGCAGCCTCGTCCGTCAGGTCGCCGCGCTCGGCGGCGACGTCTCGCCCTTCGTGCCGCCGGCGGTGGCCCGTTTCCTCGACGGCGGCGCGCGCCGCTGA
- a CDS encoding ATP-dependent DNA helicase RecG, whose product MPAVTLSTRLADAVGAKTAGLFERAFAITSVGQLLAHYPRRYARRGELTPIASLPLGEPVTIVAEVVSAEDRRMRNRNGSLLEVVISDGDGQLTLTFFNQAWRKNELTPGRRGLFSGKVGQYRHQTQLTNPDYQLFDDVAEARMTAEANAHKPIPIYPATSTLASTLIQKTIAQVLDTLAEIDDPLPEGFRRRYGLLDARSAFERIHRPETEDQVGGAVATLRMHEALVLQTALFQQRQSVRAMSATQRPAAPGGLLERFDAALPFALTPDQVEVGARIADDLVRDWPMNRLVQGEVGSGKTLVALRAMLQVAESGGQAALIAPTEVLAAQHLRSITRMLGPQLAPELMPTLLTGQMTAAERRKASLRVASGQARIVVGTHALLSAKTTFADLGLVVVDEQHRFGVDQREALRAKGTAPHTLVLTATPIPRTVAMTVFGDLDVSTIRTMPVGRAGIETFVAPIAQKPSWFARVWDRVAEEVERGRQAFVVCAAIDADAGDVDDTDDEPPPPAAEGARTRWGVVQVAGLLARHPRYADLRVAVLHGKLPADEKDAIMQAFSRGDVDVLVATTVIEVGVDVPNASTMVILEAERFGISQLHQLRGRVGRGEHAGLCLLVTEAAPGTSSRSRVEAVARTLDGFELAEVDLELRGEGDVLGAAQSGARSSLRLLRVVMDADLIAIARAEAEAVIADDPTLSQHPGLAGAIERRVSAEEWAALVKA is encoded by the coding sequence ATGCCCGCCGTCACGCTGTCCACGCGTCTGGCGGACGCCGTCGGGGCGAAGACGGCGGGCCTGTTCGAGCGGGCCTTCGCCATCACGTCGGTCGGCCAGCTCCTCGCGCACTACCCGCGCCGCTACGCGCGACGCGGCGAGCTCACCCCCATCGCGTCGCTGCCCCTCGGCGAGCCGGTCACGATCGTGGCGGAGGTCGTGTCGGCCGAAGACCGCCGCATGCGCAACCGCAACGGGTCGCTGCTGGAGGTCGTGATCAGCGACGGCGACGGCCAGCTCACCCTCACGTTCTTCAACCAGGCCTGGCGCAAGAACGAGCTGACGCCCGGGCGCCGGGGCCTGTTCTCCGGCAAGGTCGGTCAGTACCGTCACCAGACGCAGCTCACCAACCCCGACTACCAGCTCTTCGACGACGTCGCCGAGGCGCGCATGACCGCCGAGGCCAACGCGCACAAGCCCATCCCGATCTACCCGGCGACGAGCACGCTGGCCAGCACACTCATCCAGAAGACGATCGCGCAGGTGCTCGACACCCTCGCCGAGATCGACGATCCGCTGCCCGAGGGCTTCCGACGCCGCTACGGCCTGCTCGACGCGCGGAGCGCGTTCGAGCGCATCCACCGCCCCGAGACCGAGGACCAGGTGGGCGGCGCCGTCGCGACGCTCCGCATGCACGAGGCGCTCGTCCTGCAGACCGCGCTGTTCCAGCAGCGGCAGTCGGTCCGCGCGATGTCGGCGACGCAGCGTCCCGCGGCGCCCGGCGGCCTGCTCGAGCGCTTCGACGCGGCGCTGCCGTTCGCCCTCACGCCCGACCAGGTCGAGGTGGGCGCCCGCATCGCCGACGACCTCGTGCGCGACTGGCCCATGAACCGCCTCGTGCAGGGCGAGGTCGGCTCCGGCAAGACGCTCGTCGCGCTGCGGGCGATGCTGCAGGTCGCCGAGTCCGGCGGACAGGCCGCCCTGATCGCCCCGACCGAAGTGCTCGCCGCGCAGCATCTGCGCTCGATCACGCGCATGCTGGGCCCGCAGCTGGCCCCCGAGCTCATGCCCACGCTCCTCACCGGCCAGATGACCGCCGCCGAGCGCCGGAAGGCGTCATTGCGCGTCGCATCGGGACAGGCCCGGATCGTCGTCGGCACCCACGCGCTCCTGAGCGCGAAGACGACGTTCGCCGACCTCGGGCTCGTCGTCGTCGACGAGCAGCACCGGTTCGGCGTCGACCAGCGCGAGGCGCTGCGGGCCAAGGGCACGGCGCCGCACACGCTCGTGCTCACGGCCACGCCCATCCCGCGCACCGTCGCGATGACGGTCTTCGGCGACCTCGACGTGTCGACGATCCGCACGATGCCGGTGGGCCGCGCGGGCATCGAGACCTTCGTCGCGCCGATCGCCCAGAAGCCGTCGTGGTTCGCGCGGGTGTGGGACCGCGTCGCGGAGGAGGTCGAGCGCGGGCGGCAGGCGTTCGTCGTGTGCGCGGCGATCGACGCGGACGCGGGCGACGTCGACGACACCGACGACGAGCCGCCCCCGCCCGCGGCGGAGGGTGCGCGCACCCGGTGGGGCGTCGTGCAGGTCGCAGGGCTCCTCGCGCGGCATCCGCGCTACGCCGACCTGCGGGTCGCGGTCCTCCACGGTAAGCTCCCCGCCGACGAAAAGGACGCCATCATGCAGGCGTTCTCGCGCGGCGACGTCGACGTCCTCGTGGCGACCACGGTGATCGAGGTCGGCGTGGACGTCCCGAACGCCTCGACGATGGTGATCCTGGAGGCCGAGCGCTTCGGGATCTCGCAGCTGCACCAGCTGCGCGGCCGCGTCGGCCGGGGCGAGCACGCCGGGCTGTGCCTGCTCGTCACGGAGGCGGCTCCCGGCACGTCGTCGCGCTCGCGCGTCGAGGCGGTCGCGCGCACGCTCGACGGCTTCGAGCTCGCCGAGGTGGATCTCGAGCTGCGCGGGGAGGGCGACGTCCTGGGCGCCGCGCAGTCGGGTGCGCGCTCGTCGCTTCGGCTCCTGCGCGTGGTCATGGACGCCGACCTCATCGCGATCGCGCGGGCCGAGGCGGAGGCCGTCATCGCCGACGACCCGACGCTGTCGCAGCATCCGGGGCTCGCCGGCGCCATCGAGCGGCGCGTCAGCGCGGAGGAATGGGCGGCGCTCGTCAAGGCGTGA
- the rsmD gene encoding 16S rRNA (guanine(966)-N(2))-methyltransferase RsmD — MTRIIAGGAGGTVIEVPASGTRPTSDRVRESLFGALDAAEVLAGARVLDLYAGSGALGLEALSRGAASADLVEHAARAAHIAQRNIERVRRAGVDGVARVHRATVAAFLAAASGTWDLAFLDPPYDLPDRDLTAALVALAPHLGADATVVVERARRSPAPAWEEAGLEAWRDRSYGDTTLWWGQPRVASQSR, encoded by the coding sequence GTGACCCGCATCATCGCCGGCGGAGCCGGCGGCACCGTGATCGAGGTGCCCGCCAGCGGCACGCGACCCACGAGCGACCGGGTGCGCGAATCCCTGTTCGGCGCGCTGGACGCCGCCGAGGTGCTGGCCGGCGCCCGCGTGCTCGACCTGTACGCGGGGTCGGGCGCCCTGGGTCTCGAGGCGCTCAGCCGCGGCGCCGCATCCGCCGACCTCGTCGAGCACGCGGCGCGCGCGGCGCACATCGCGCAGCGCAACATCGAACGCGTGCGCCGCGCGGGTGTCGACGGCGTCGCGCGCGTGCACCGGGCGACGGTCGCGGCGTTCCTCGCCGCGGCGTCTGGGACGTGGGACCTCGCCTTCCTCGACCCGCCGTACGACCTGCCCGACCGCGACCTCACCGCCGCGCTCGTCGCCCTCGCGCCGCACCTCGGTGCCGATGCGACGGTCGTCGTCGAGCGCGCGCGCCGCTCCCCCGCCCCGGCATGGGAGGAAGCCGGCCTCGAGGCGTGGCGCGACCGCTCGTACGGCGACACGACGCTGTGGTGGGGTCAGCCGCGCGTCGCGTCCCAGTCGCGATAG
- the thiL gene encoding thiamine-phosphate kinase: MDETLPGTVGALGEGDVLRRILAALPPSRALVGPGDDAAVIAAPDGRVVATTDTLVHGPDFRLAWTGPFELGWKSAAVNLADVAAMGARPTALLVAVALPDDTDVAFVTRFGEGLAAACAELAPGCAVEGGDLTASDTLTVAVTALGSLDGAAPVLRSGARAGDEVRVIGELGVAARGLELLFTRFTDADGSPRAATDAELAALSDDDAHALARQLAPHPPVAAGVAAARAGAHAMMDVSDGLALDARRMADASGVTIELSRSALGDEPERALAGGEDHALLLTAPPGYAGPGRVIGVVRERGPHALLVDGAPHTGRGGWDPYRDWDATRG; encoded by the coding sequence GTGGACGAGACCCTGCCCGGCACTGTGGGAGCGCTCGGCGAGGGCGACGTGCTGCGGCGCATCCTCGCGGCGCTGCCTCCCTCCCGTGCGCTCGTCGGGCCCGGCGACGACGCCGCCGTCATCGCAGCGCCCGACGGCCGCGTCGTGGCCACGACCGACACGCTCGTGCACGGTCCCGACTTCCGGCTGGCGTGGACCGGGCCCTTCGAGCTCGGCTGGAAGTCCGCGGCGGTGAACCTCGCCGACGTCGCCGCGATGGGCGCGCGCCCGACGGCGCTCCTGGTCGCCGTGGCGCTCCCCGACGACACCGACGTCGCGTTCGTGACGCGGTTCGGCGAGGGTCTCGCCGCCGCGTGCGCCGAGCTCGCTCCCGGGTGCGCGGTCGAAGGCGGCGACCTCACCGCGTCGGACACGCTGACGGTCGCCGTCACGGCGCTCGGATCGCTCGACGGCGCCGCCCCCGTCCTCCGCTCCGGCGCGCGCGCCGGTGACGAGGTGCGCGTCATCGGTGAGCTGGGAGTGGCCGCGCGCGGGCTGGAGCTGCTGTTCACGCGCTTCACGGACGCCGACGGCTCGCCGCGCGCTGCGACCGACGCCGAGCTCGCCGCCCTGTCCGACGACGACGCGCACGCCCTCGCGCGCCAGCTGGCGCCGCATCCGCCCGTCGCCGCCGGAGTGGCCGCGGCCCGGGCCGGCGCGCACGCGATGATGGACGTCTCCGACGGCCTCGCGCTCGACGCGCGGCGCATGGCCGACGCCTCCGGCGTCACGATCGAGCTGTCGCGGTCCGCGCTGGGCGACGAGCCGGAGCGGGCGCTGGCCGGCGGCGAGGACCACGCCCTCCTGCTCACCGCGCCGCCCGGCTACGCGGGCCCGGGCCGGGTGATCGGGGTGGTCCGCGAACGCGGGCCGCACGCGCTCCTCGTCGACGGCGCGCCCCACACCGGTCGGGGCGGCTGGGATCCCTATCGCGACTGGGACGCGACGCGCGGCTGA
- a CDS encoding DUF3515 family protein, whose protein sequence is MTRQRRLLAAVAVAALSLGLAACAGTVSLQPAPEANDPACADVMVRLPQTVAGEERRWTDAQSTAAWGSPTAVIMTCGVEEPGPTTQPCTDVQGVFWIVDESDAPKYRFTTFGRSPAVEVYLDFDVVGSADTLRALSPVLAAQLEQTGATCTERPGS, encoded by the coding sequence GTGACCCGCCAGCGCCGACTGCTCGCCGCCGTCGCCGTCGCGGCCCTCTCCCTCGGCCTCGCCGCCTGCGCCGGCACCGTCTCGCTCCAGCCCGCTCCGGAGGCGAACGACCCCGCGTGCGCCGACGTCATGGTCCGCCTGCCGCAGACCGTCGCGGGCGAGGAGCGCCGATGGACGGACGCGCAGTCCACGGCGGCGTGGGGGTCGCCGACGGCGGTCATCATGACGTGCGGCGTCGAGGAGCCCGGTCCCACGACGCAGCCGTGCACCGACGTGCAGGGCGTGTTCTGGATCGTCGACGAGTCGGACGCCCCGAAGTACCGCTTCACGACGTTCGGACGCTCGCCCGCCGTCGAGGTGTACCTCGACTTCGACGTCGTCGGCAGCGCCGACACGCTGCGCGCCCTCTCCCCCGTGCTCGCGGCCCAGCTGGAGCAGACCGGCGCGACGTGCACGGAGCGTCCCGGATCGTGA
- a CDS encoding D-alanine--D-alanine ligase family protein, translated as MDKPAVVVLFGGRSSEHSISSATAGGVLRAIDRERFRVIPVGITRDGAFVLEDDDPDKFALDAARLPEVVDNGTRIRWPESARTRELRVAHAAGERSLGEIDAVFPILHGRYGEDGTVQGLLELVGLPYAGGGVLMSAVGMDKNVAKNVLRSAGVPVVPWVAVTRADWQRDRSLWERRIAGLGLPVFVKPNRAGSSVGVSKVSTADELDAALETAFAEDSLALVEQAVVGREIECGVLPGRDGAPPRVSVAGEIVVTGREFYDFEAKYLDAPGVDLVCPADLRDGELAEMQRIAARAFEALGGEGLARVDFFYTGAEFFVNEVNTMPGFTPISMFPRCWIASGMTYAELLTELIDDALARGPR; from the coding sequence ATGGACAAGCCGGCGGTCGTGGTGCTCTTTGGCGGTCGCTCCAGCGAGCACTCGATCAGCTCCGCGACGGCGGGCGGCGTGCTCCGGGCGATCGATCGTGAGCGCTTCCGCGTGATCCCGGTCGGCATCACGCGCGACGGGGCCTTCGTCCTCGAGGACGACGACCCCGACAAGTTCGCGCTGGACGCCGCCCGACTCCCCGAGGTCGTCGACAACGGCACGCGCATCCGGTGGCCGGAATCCGCGCGCACGCGCGAACTGCGTGTCGCGCATGCGGCGGGGGAGCGCTCGCTCGGCGAGATCGACGCCGTCTTCCCGATCCTCCACGGCCGCTACGGCGAGGACGGCACGGTCCAGGGCCTGCTCGAGCTCGTCGGGCTGCCCTACGCGGGCGGCGGCGTGCTGATGTCGGCCGTGGGCATGGACAAGAATGTCGCGAAGAACGTCCTGCGCTCGGCGGGTGTGCCCGTCGTGCCGTGGGTCGCCGTCACCCGCGCGGACTGGCAGCGCGACCGCTCGCTGTGGGAGCGTCGCATCGCCGGTCTCGGGCTGCCCGTGTTCGTCAAGCCCAACCGCGCCGGGTCGAGCGTCGGCGTGTCGAAGGTGTCGACGGCCGACGAGCTGGATGCGGCGCTGGAGACCGCGTTCGCGGAAGACTCCCTCGCGCTCGTCGAGCAGGCCGTCGTCGGTCGCGAGATCGAATGCGGCGTGCTCCCCGGCCGCGACGGCGCGCCGCCGCGCGTGAGCGTCGCGGGGGAGATCGTCGTGACGGGCCGTGAGTTCTACGACTTCGAGGCGAAGTACCTCGACGCGCCGGGCGTCGACCTCGTGTGCCCGGCGGACCTGCGCGACGGCGAGCTCGCCGAGATGCAGCGGATCGCCGCCCGCGCCTTCGAGGCGCTGGGCGGCGAGGGCCTCGCGCGCGTGGACTTCTTCTACACGGGTGCGGAGTTCTTCGTGAACGAGGTCAACACGATGCCCGGCTTCACGCCGATCTCGATGTTCCCGCGCTGCTGGATCGCGAGCGGCATGACCTACGCGGAACTGCTCACCGAGCTGATCGACGACGCGCTCGCGCGCGGCCCCCGCTGA